In Flammeovirga kamogawensis, the sequence ATCTATATAAGTCATAGCTGTAGTAAAATCATTTGATCCTTCAAGAACTGCCTCTGCATACATTAATAAAACATCTGCATAACGAATATGTCTCCAGTTAATTCCTGATCTACCTTGAGCATCTTCATATTGCTTTTTGTACCAATTAGAGAATTTCTTTACATAAGCAGACTGACCATAAGCCCAACCTGTTTTTTCTCCAGTTAACTCTTCAAAGTATAACCCATCGTACTCTCTTGGTACAATAGAAGCATGCATTCTTTGTGATGTAGTAAACCCATTATTGATACTATTAGTAGGATCCATTTCGTCAAACACCATTAATTCGTGTAAGAAGTAAGAAGCTATTACTGTGTTATAACCACCAGCACTTAATGGAGCAGTTTGGGTACACATATTTGTTGCTTCTCCTGATGTCTCAAAAGGATTATCATCAATTGTTTCTCCAGAGGCACCTGGTTTTAATACATCTGAATAAGCCACTTCAAAGATAGACTCTACATTGTATTCGTTTTCATCTGAGAAATTATCACCAATATTTGCTGTTAAACTATATACTCTGCTATCAATTACTTCTTTAAAGTAAGTAGCGGCATTAGTATAATCTTTATTATATAATGCAATTTTACCTAATAAAGAAGTAGCAGCACCCCATGTTACACGACCAACGTTTCCGTTTCCGCCCCATTCTAATGGAAGATGTTGTTTGGCAAATTCTAGATCTGGAATAATTACTTCATTTGTAACCTCTTCTTTAGAAGTAATGTTCTTATTTAATTCGTTTGGATCAGTAACTACATCTAAGTGTACAACTGCTCCATTGTAAGAGTTTACTAGTTCAAAGTAGAAAAATGCTCTTAAAAACTTAGCCTGAGCTTCAATTTCAGTTTTCTCATCAGCAGTTAAATCAGCATCTTCATTCGCTAAATTTACAATTACCTGATTTGCTCTGAAAATACCCACATATGCTTCGTTCCATTTATTTTGAACATGCTCTGATGCATCATTAACTGTTAACTCTGAAAATGGATATTGAGGGTACCAATTTTCTGTACCTGCCATATCGGCTCTAACCATTTCATAACTAATATTTGCTCCACTTAAAGAACTGAATTGTAAGGCACCATATACAGTATTTAGCGCTTTATTAAAATCATCATTAGATTTCCAAAAACTTGCTGGAGTTATACTGTTAGGGTTTTCTTGAGTTAGGAATTTATCTTCGCTACAGCCGATCATTACCATAGCAGAGATCAATCCTAATATTAATTTATTAATCTTTTTCATATAAAAAATCTTTTGTAGTTTCTAGAAGTTTAATTTCACACCGCCTAAGAATCTTCTTGATACAGGATAGTTTCCAGCATCAACACCTCTCATGTATAGACCATCACCACCAACTTCTGGGTCATAACCTTTATATTTTGTAAATGTGAAAGGGTTTTGAGCAGTAAAATAGAATCTTAATGAATTGATCTTGTTATTAAAGATCTGATTTGGGATAGTGTATCCTAACGTCATGTTTCTGATTCTTAAATAAGTACCATCTTCTAAGAAGTAATCTGATCTTGCTCTTGTATTTTCGTGCTCTTGGTTACCTCGTGCTGTTGGAATATTAGAATCTGCATTCTGAGGTGTCCACATGTAAAGTTGGTCTTTATGACGTGAATTACTGTAGGCATACAATTCAGAACCATTGTATATTTTAGACCCATGAGAATAATACAATTGCATATAGAAATCAAAACCTTTATAAGATGCATTAATACCCATACCCATGTTGAACTTTGCTTGTCCTGAACCTGCATACACTCTATCGTTATCATCAATTACACCATCACCGTTTTGATCTTTATACATCATATCACCAATCAAAGCACTACCGTTCAATTCTTTATAAGCTTCAAGTTGTTCAGAAGTTTTAATCACACCTTGATTCTCTAATAAGAAGAATGCTCCTGCTTCGTATCCTTTAATTAAGAAAGTTGTTGGATCTGTTCTTTCACCTCTAGAAGTAATTGGAACACCACCACTTAATGCAAAGCCTTCTAAACCATTTAAGTCTGTAACTTTATTTTGATTTTGGGCATAAGTACCTGTTACACTCCATTGGAAGCCATTCTCATATGCTTGCTTATAAGACAATGATAACTCAAGACCTTGGTTATACATATCGCCAGCATTCACAACAATATTGTTGTAAAAACTTACTGCTCTTGTTGCCCAAGTACCAGAAGATGGTGCTAAACGTTGATTTAGTAACATATCTTCTTTATTGTTTCTATATACATCTGCAGTAAATTGCAAACGATCATTAAACATGCTTAAATCAATACCAATGTTTTTTGAGATTGTTGTTTCCCATTTAATACCTTGGTTAGCGTATTGTCTTTGGATAGCTCCAACACCTAGTTCTTCACTTCCTTCAGGTCCGAAAGGATAATC encodes:
- a CDS encoding RagB/SusD family nutrient uptake outer membrane protein, translating into MKKINKLILGLISAMVMIGCSEDKFLTQENPNSITPASFWKSNDDFNKALNTVYGALQFSSLSGANISYEMVRADMAGTENWYPQYPFSELTVNDASEHVQNKWNEAYVGIFRANQVIVNLANEDADLTADEKTEIEAQAKFLRAFFYFELVNSYNGAVVHLDVVTDPNELNKNITSKEEVTNEVIIPDLEFAKQHLPLEWGGNGNVGRVTWGAATSLLGKIALYNKDYTNAATYFKEVIDSRVYSLTANIGDNFSDENEYNVESIFEVAYSDVLKPGASGETIDDNPFETSGEATNMCTQTAPLSAGGYNTVIASYFLHELMVFDEMDPTNSINNGFTTSQRMHASIVPREYDGLYFEELTGEKTGWAYGQSAYVKKFSNWYKKQYEDAQGRSGINWRHIRYADVLLMYAEAVLEGSNDFTTAMTYIDMVRARAGVKTLALYVTENGGTFPALHESTQVTGTPHTQVVPSVETVRTHLRMVERPLELCFEGHRWRDLTRWGIMSEVLKQNRRDEEWRIANFSSIENQAPLYIVERVRPDYAVSSEIYNPEVHDYYPIPTSEKQINTGLTSN